A stretch of Leucobacter aridicollis DNA encodes these proteins:
- a CDS encoding glycosyltransferase, with product MRIAVVVPVGPVCHHLPAQLEALAAQAVPAGAEMELILCCNGSAVSAVAEWAGQVAWSHAWRVRVHDASAVRGPSYARNAGWRLASAERILFCDSDDVVSPRWAASLTEALDDADVVGGEYDYMRLNHGPIATWGQNMQGLPIKFGHLPFAPSGNLGARRAALDLLEGFDESLERCEDVDFSWRAAYAGLTVGFAAGALLHVRRRITLRDLYVQARDDASFDYVSTHATAAMELGGPRGLSCASSQRLLLLFRLRPSARCSARSSRPGPGARWGTCVHLRGAATFPWYRKHEYCRNSRANRSRLSVSL from the coding sequence ATGAGGATCGCAGTGGTCGTACCAGTTGGCCCAGTGTGCCACCATCTGCCTGCGCAGCTTGAAGCGCTCGCGGCCCAAGCAGTGCCGGCTGGCGCTGAGATGGAGTTGATTCTGTGCTGCAACGGTTCCGCCGTCAGCGCTGTTGCGGAGTGGGCCGGCCAGGTTGCGTGGTCACACGCCTGGCGAGTGCGGGTCCACGACGCCTCGGCAGTCCGTGGCCCAAGCTACGCCAGAAACGCCGGGTGGCGGCTCGCAAGCGCCGAACGCATACTGTTTTGCGACTCCGACGACGTGGTATCGCCGAGGTGGGCCGCCTCTCTCACTGAGGCACTCGATGACGCCGACGTCGTCGGTGGCGAGTACGACTACATGAGGCTCAACCACGGCCCCATCGCCACTTGGGGCCAAAACATGCAGGGACTGCCAATAAAGTTCGGTCACTTGCCGTTCGCCCCAAGCGGCAACCTCGGCGCACGGCGAGCAGCCTTGGACCTCCTTGAAGGATTCGACGAGAGCCTCGAGCGATGCGAAGACGTCGACTTTTCGTGGCGGGCCGCCTACGCAGGCCTGACAGTTGGATTCGCTGCCGGCGCGCTGCTCCACGTACGACGACGTATCACGCTGCGCGACCTGTATGTGCAAGCTCGAGACGACGCGAGCTTCGATTACGTGTCCACGCACGCCACCGCAGCCATGGAGCTCGGTGGACCCCGTGGGTTATCGTGCGCGAGCTCTCAGCGGTTGTTGCTGCTCTTCCGCTTGCGCCCTTCGGCCCGATGCAGCGCGCGAAGCTCGCGGCCCGGTCCGGGCGCGCGCTGGGGCACCTGCGTTCACTTGCGTGGCGCCGCCACGTTCCCCTGGTACCGGAAGCATGAGTACTGTCGCAATAGTCGTGCCAATCGGTCCCGACTTTCGGTTTCTCTCTGA
- a CDS encoding SDR family NAD(P)-dependent oxidoreductase has product MTSTVQEPQADGIDLTGRRVVIPGGTGAVGEGIVRAWLRAGAEVIVPSRTAERVAEFTDVLGDEANLGGLHFVVGDYTTFDGAETLAEQITHEFGAITDVIASIGGWWQGKPLWDVSEAEWDRYFVGLTTAHVAQVRAWIPRLPQDGSYQLILGGSATTPVPGSSIINMEQAALLMMRQVLAAEVGEQRRVTSLVLGPVATRLRHRVDPTWVSSEEVGLATAAVAAQPAVSAVDLELRSKADLRELLQRLTGSSDSGEAGEPAGRPGDSTEREARA; this is encoded by the coding sequence ATGACAAGCACCGTCCAGGAACCGCAGGCAGACGGGATCGACCTCACTGGCCGACGCGTCGTTATCCCCGGGGGCACCGGCGCCGTCGGGGAGGGCATCGTGCGCGCCTGGCTGCGAGCCGGCGCCGAGGTCATCGTGCCCTCCCGCACCGCAGAGCGGGTTGCCGAGTTCACCGACGTGCTCGGTGACGAGGCCAACCTGGGCGGGCTGCACTTCGTCGTCGGTGACTATACGACGTTCGACGGTGCCGAGACGCTGGCCGAGCAGATCACGCACGAGTTCGGTGCAATCACTGACGTCATCGCATCAATCGGGGGCTGGTGGCAGGGCAAGCCGCTGTGGGACGTGAGCGAAGCTGAATGGGACCGCTACTTCGTGGGGCTCACCACCGCGCACGTCGCCCAGGTGCGCGCGTGGATTCCGCGGCTCCCGCAGGACGGAAGCTACCAACTCATTCTCGGCGGCAGTGCCACGACGCCGGTGCCTGGCTCGTCGATCATCAACATGGAACAGGCCGCTCTGCTCATGATGCGGCAGGTACTTGCCGCCGAGGTTGGCGAGCAGCGGCGCGTCACCTCGTTGGTGCTCGGGCCCGTCGCCACGAGGCTCAGGCATCGAGTGGATCCGACGTGGGTCTCGAGCGAGGAGGTCGGGCTCGCGACCGCCGCGGTTGCCGCCCAGCCAGCGGTCTCGGCGGTCGACCTGGAACTGCGATCCAAAGCCGACCTACGCGAACTGCTTCAGCGGCTCACCGGCTCCAGTGACTCCGGCGAGGCCGGCGAGCCGGCCGGCCGGCCGGGTGACTCCACCGAGAGGGAGGCACGCGCATGA
- a CDS encoding response regulator transcription factor — protein MKRIVAALAQGRDVELIGAPGSGRTTFLGIVAKALEDEHWTTHQIHGREAYRAVPFAALSLSGLVGEVSGGSANSQLFEAVDYLARHIDSARTAILIDNVDQLDDASWAALVAHTASQPNTRIVASRARTGGAEDLKHRLPGLTVELPPLTYRELRASVEQRLGAPLDDVSLGLIFARSGASAGLAHDVLDAAVLNGQLRKEGNEWVAQSGLWSEELAGSIEALLARLDTAERDAIEILAIAGVSDLDTMLELVSWSVVEVLEARGLVRVHPVKGRLRIGAHPPILEDYFRHLPTLARRSHLSGLVAKALGNGGDTLMNVASNVDEAPTPENAVIARLFQEQANTRMQVARSDWSLAPSAQTALAAIRTMISAELPDAEIDAVFATELPSGQDKSTVTQLSLRRAEWLAYAHGDLAAALDLLDRTRFSDSREARMADAAAVSIEHGLSRVPVGYAERLEVSADIPAEVQVRMLRTLASIQTSSGDFRGASQTISRAEGTMRELEDFAIDSLRGVAHIGLGESAEAIRWARRGFSQAITTLDVDSLRSHAAVLIYALETDGRYAEAENVLATVLPLTYPPRTVAATASNVAILGCAALIAARRGRTSQAQRHLDSVRHGGRVDAPALHQSVIEAEAQLLISANHRDTAAALLWERGGDLSQRGFSFAGTLLKLGSIEVLADSTKLAEMSADVEALDSRFVETYYSALRYFDEESDVDPVSVAQDAVEAGRTGLALSVLEHAIAAARAEDADVLRAVRDRIRAEHADVVFEVRRFQPDRARLTDREAEVAQLVVAGHSNAEIATRLVLSVRTVESHIRRLTRKLGVAGRHEVRDAIQKLQA, from the coding sequence GTGAAACGTATCGTCGCGGCGCTGGCGCAGGGGCGGGACGTCGAACTTATTGGTGCACCGGGGAGTGGGAGAACGACCTTTCTGGGCATAGTCGCGAAGGCCCTCGAAGATGAGCACTGGACGACGCACCAAATTCACGGGCGAGAGGCATACAGGGCAGTGCCGTTTGCGGCGCTCTCGCTCTCGGGCCTTGTGGGCGAGGTGAGTGGCGGGTCAGCGAACTCGCAGCTCTTTGAAGCGGTTGATTATCTGGCGCGACATATCGACTCTGCTCGGACTGCAATTCTTATCGACAACGTCGATCAACTCGACGACGCATCCTGGGCGGCACTCGTTGCTCACACCGCCTCACAACCGAACACCCGAATAGTTGCGTCGCGCGCGCGAACGGGCGGAGCGGAGGACTTGAAGCATCGGCTGCCTGGTCTGACCGTCGAGTTACCGCCGTTGACCTACCGGGAGCTCCGTGCATCGGTAGAACAGAGGCTTGGAGCTCCGCTCGACGATGTCTCACTAGGGTTGATATTTGCTCGATCTGGAGCCTCAGCGGGCCTCGCGCACGACGTCCTCGACGCTGCAGTGCTCAACGGACAGCTCCGAAAGGAAGGCAACGAGTGGGTCGCGCAATCAGGTCTGTGGTCTGAAGAGCTGGCTGGAAGCATCGAGGCATTGCTAGCGCGCCTGGATACTGCAGAACGCGACGCCATCGAGATTCTTGCAATCGCCGGAGTTTCCGACCTTGACACGATGCTCGAGCTCGTTTCGTGGTCTGTGGTGGAGGTGCTCGAAGCGCGGGGTCTTGTCCGCGTGCATCCCGTGAAAGGACGGTTGCGCATCGGTGCCCACCCGCCGATCCTCGAGGATTACTTCAGGCACTTGCCAACCCTTGCGCGCAGGAGCCACTTGAGCGGTCTCGTCGCGAAAGCTCTGGGTAACGGGGGTGACACGTTAATGAACGTTGCCTCGAACGTCGACGAAGCTCCGACGCCGGAGAATGCGGTCATTGCCAGGCTGTTTCAGGAGCAGGCAAACACGCGTATGCAGGTCGCAAGGTCCGATTGGAGCCTCGCGCCGAGCGCGCAGACGGCCCTTGCCGCCATCCGCACGATGATCAGCGCCGAACTGCCAGACGCCGAGATTGACGCGGTATTCGCGACTGAGCTGCCGTCCGGACAGGACAAATCCACCGTGACCCAGCTGTCATTGCGGCGTGCAGAATGGCTTGCCTACGCGCATGGCGACCTCGCTGCCGCGCTAGATTTGTTGGATCGCACACGGTTTTCTGATAGCAGAGAAGCCCGGATGGCTGACGCTGCCGCTGTCTCGATCGAGCACGGCCTCAGTCGTGTGCCGGTCGGGTATGCAGAACGACTCGAGGTGAGCGCAGATATTCCCGCTGAAGTCCAAGTGCGTATGCTCCGCACCCTCGCGAGCATTCAAACTTCTTCGGGCGACTTCCGTGGTGCCTCGCAAACGATCAGCCGAGCTGAGGGGACGATGCGTGAACTCGAGGACTTCGCAATCGACTCGCTCCGGGGTGTCGCTCATATTGGGCTTGGCGAGAGTGCCGAGGCTATCAGATGGGCTCGACGCGGGTTCTCACAAGCCATCACGACGCTCGACGTCGACTCACTTCGCAGCCATGCGGCGGTGCTGATCTATGCGCTTGAGACGGACGGGCGATATGCAGAGGCGGAAAACGTTCTAGCGACGGTGCTGCCGCTCACCTACCCGCCGCGCACGGTTGCAGCGACGGCTTCGAATGTGGCGATACTGGGGTGTGCCGCTTTGATTGCGGCACGACGCGGGCGGACGTCCCAGGCGCAACGCCATCTGGATTCGGTCCGGCATGGGGGCCGTGTCGACGCCCCAGCCTTGCACCAGTCCGTGATCGAAGCCGAGGCGCAACTATTGATAAGCGCGAATCACCGAGACACGGCGGCAGCGTTGCTATGGGAGCGCGGAGGAGATCTGAGTCAACGGGGCTTCAGTTTTGCTGGAACGCTGTTGAAACTCGGCTCTATCGAGGTGTTGGCGGATTCCACCAAACTCGCCGAGATGTCTGCGGACGTCGAAGCCCTCGACAGTCGGTTCGTTGAGACCTACTACTCGGCGCTTCGCTACTTCGACGAAGAGAGCGATGTCGATCCAGTTTCGGTCGCGCAGGACGCTGTCGAGGCGGGTCGGACCGGCCTCGCGCTCAGCGTGCTTGAGCACGCAATAGCGGCGGCTCGGGCCGAAGACGCTGACGTGCTGCGCGCCGTTCGAGATCGGATCCGGGCAGAGCATGCTGACGTGGTGTTTGAGGTGCGGCGGTTCCAGCCGGACCGCGCTCGCCTGACTGACCGCGAGGCAGAGGTGGCGCAGCTTGTGGTGGCCGGGCATTCGAACGCGGAGATTGCGACGCGTCTCGTTCTAAGCGTCCGCACGGTGGAAAGCCATATTCGGCGCCTCACGCGGAAACTTGGTGTCGCTGGGAGGCACGAGGTGAGGGACGCGATCCAGAAGCTACAGGCTTGA
- a CDS encoding sugar transferase — MSTIDVRPQAPAAALVPTTAPNFRARSALAAVEALLLFASPFLVSAMLAAHNGTAILAAIQHPQLAIDALLLTGVWVMSLLVAGAYDPRPRPALGSELRTVTGASLATVGTVATLALIGDGYDIRGAIFASLALGYGLLCAERTAISIVRSRKQSAPTLIPPGKRCFDVSIAGAALITLAPLLGLIALAVRLQDGGPAVFRQVRVGQNGKPFTMLKFRSMVTNAEAQQASLAAANEAEGPLFKIKRDPRVTRVGHFLRKTSLDELPQLVNVLNGTMSLVGPRPALPSEVATYTDLERKRLTVPPGITGLWQVTGRSDLGWQEGVQLDLEYVSHRSISFDLRILGRTLGAVLRSSGAY; from the coding sequence ATGTCCACGATCGATGTTCGGCCGCAAGCCCCGGCCGCCGCACTCGTTCCCACGACTGCGCCGAACTTTCGCGCGCGCTCCGCACTAGCGGCGGTCGAGGCTCTCTTGTTGTTCGCATCGCCATTTCTGGTGTCGGCAATGCTGGCAGCGCACAACGGCACAGCGATCCTGGCTGCCATTCAACACCCACAGCTAGCAATCGACGCGCTGTTACTGACGGGCGTATGGGTGATGTCCCTGCTTGTTGCCGGAGCGTACGATCCGCGACCGCGACCGGCCCTTGGTAGTGAACTCCGAACGGTAACAGGCGCGAGTCTTGCGACTGTTGGAACGGTGGCTACGCTCGCATTGATTGGCGACGGCTACGACATACGAGGCGCCATATTCGCGTCGCTCGCACTCGGCTACGGCCTGCTGTGCGCCGAGCGCACCGCTATCTCGATCGTGCGCAGCAGGAAACAGTCCGCGCCCACGCTTATTCCGCCGGGAAAGCGCTGCTTTGACGTCTCCATCGCGGGTGCCGCGCTCATCACCCTCGCTCCCCTACTTGGCCTGATTGCGCTCGCAGTGAGGCTTCAAGACGGCGGTCCGGCCGTATTTAGGCAGGTCCGTGTTGGGCAGAATGGGAAGCCCTTCACGATGCTGAAATTCCGCTCAATGGTGACCAATGCCGAAGCGCAACAGGCGTCCCTCGCCGCCGCTAATGAGGCCGAGGGGCCACTGTTTAAGATCAAACGCGACCCAAGGGTCACCCGGGTCGGCCATTTTCTTCGTAAGACATCACTCGACGAGCTCCCACAACTCGTGAACGTGCTGAACGGGACGATGAGTCTTGTCGGCCCGCGGCCCGCCCTGCCGTCCGAGGTCGCAACCTACACGGATCTCGAGCGTAAGAGACTCACTGTACCTCCAGGAATAACGGGTCTCTGGCAAGTTACCGGCCGAAGCGACTTAGGCTGGCAGGAAGGTGTGCAACTCGACCTAGAGTACGTTTCACACCGCTCGATCAGCTTTGATCTACGGATTCTCGGACGCACCCTTGGTGCTGTGCTCCGAAGCTCAGGAGCCTACTGA
- a CDS encoding SDR family NAD(P)-dependent oxidoreductase encodes MTATDTTVPRNVPTLAGRRIVIPGGTGGVGEGAVRAWLQAGAEVIVPTRNAARGAELRRMLGQDGGRKSLHIMEIEYGTFGAAERLAAAVREEYGEVTDVVASVGGWWSGDGIWAVTESEWQRFFLELVTTHVALLRAFVPGLPTGGTYSLVLGGSAFTPVPGSAIISMEQAALRMMRTVVAAEAEGRVGVHGLLLGPVATRHRPYVDADMITADEVGRVTVGYAAAANASSEAVLRTHADVARELERVGYPPHLIADASSEPVRPAVPPARAEAAWPPLPAELEALTLSASDALYPSVRSSYMRQGAPRAVIRPQNDEDAAAALAYAAQVRREVGDDVPLSVRSGGHGIAGTSTNDAGIIIDLGRLNAVDLRDPGSGLLRVQGGARWGDVAQVLTPHDLALTTGNFGDTGVGGLATAGGHGYFARSQGMTLDYVRRVKLLTADGNVRWVDAEHEPELFWAVRGGGTQVGIALEFEFEVPRLHSNGGRANIIHQEIQYVVADLSDFVEAWGQWMREAPREAVSFLMLQRGRAGEFVVAGRTVWAGDDIGAATPTLLAARELGAVVHESVQALSYPQIIPTPHSQHTGQQRIQMRNALVDTVNRAAGEALESALMHPVTAIGELRALGGAVSDVPREATAWAAREQEALLGIWANPAPLGVIDTAFSGLQGIATGMYGAYSSDTRAAAARLAWPGSTGERLRAAAVRADPEHLFDRGLTVREA; translated from the coding sequence ATGACCGCGACGGACACCACCGTGCCCCGCAACGTGCCGACACTTGCGGGTCGCCGAATCGTCATCCCAGGGGGTACCGGCGGTGTCGGCGAGGGCGCCGTTCGGGCCTGGCTGCAGGCCGGCGCGGAAGTGATCGTGCCGACGAGAAACGCGGCCCGGGGCGCGGAGCTCCGACGCATGCTCGGTCAGGATGGGGGCCGGAAAAGCCTGCACATCATGGAGATTGAGTACGGCACGTTTGGCGCGGCAGAGCGCCTCGCGGCAGCGGTCCGCGAGGAGTACGGCGAGGTCACCGACGTCGTCGCGTCGGTCGGTGGCTGGTGGAGCGGCGATGGGATCTGGGCCGTCACCGAATCCGAGTGGCAGCGGTTCTTTCTTGAACTGGTCACCACTCACGTCGCCCTGCTGCGCGCGTTCGTCCCCGGGCTGCCCACGGGTGGCACGTACTCGCTCGTGCTTGGCGGGTCGGCGTTCACTCCGGTCCCGGGCTCCGCGATTATCTCGATGGAGCAGGCCGCGCTGCGGATGATGCGGACGGTCGTCGCGGCCGAGGCCGAGGGCAGAGTCGGCGTCCACGGCCTGCTGCTCGGACCGGTCGCGACGCGACACCGGCCGTATGTGGACGCAGACATGATCACTGCGGATGAGGTCGGCAGGGTGACGGTGGGCTACGCCGCCGCGGCGAACGCGTCGTCCGAGGCCGTGCTGCGCACGCACGCCGACGTCGCGCGCGAGCTCGAACGTGTTGGCTACCCGCCGCATCTCATCGCGGACGCGAGCTCCGAACCGGTTCGCCCGGCCGTCCCGCCGGCCCGGGCCGAGGCCGCCTGGCCGCCACTCCCCGCGGAGCTCGAGGCGCTGACGCTGAGCGCCTCGGACGCGCTGTATCCGAGCGTCCGGTCGAGCTACATGCGGCAGGGCGCACCCCGAGCGGTGATCCGACCGCAGAACGACGAAGACGCCGCCGCCGCACTCGCCTATGCGGCGCAGGTCCGCCGTGAGGTGGGTGACGACGTGCCACTCAGCGTTCGATCCGGCGGGCACGGCATCGCCGGGACGTCAACGAACGACGCGGGGATCATCATCGACCTCGGGCGCCTCAACGCGGTCGACCTTCGGGATCCAGGCAGCGGCCTGCTGCGCGTGCAGGGCGGCGCCCGCTGGGGCGACGTCGCACAGGTGCTCACCCCGCACGACCTCGCGCTGACCACGGGAAACTTCGGCGACACCGGCGTCGGTGGACTGGCGACGGCCGGCGGACACGGGTACTTCGCTCGCTCCCAGGGCATGACCCTTGACTATGTGCGTCGCGTGAAGCTCCTCACCGCTGACGGAAACGTGAGGTGGGTCGACGCGGAGCACGAGCCCGAGCTCTTCTGGGCCGTGCGCGGCGGCGGCACGCAGGTCGGCATCGCGCTCGAGTTCGAGTTCGAGGTCCCGCGGCTCCACTCCAACGGGGGCCGCGCGAACATCATTCACCAGGAGATCCAGTACGTCGTCGCTGACCTGTCGGACTTTGTCGAGGCGTGGGGGCAATGGATGCGCGAAGCCCCGCGCGAGGCGGTGAGCTTCCTCATGTTGCAGCGGGGGCGTGCCGGCGAGTTCGTCGTCGCGGGCCGCACCGTGTGGGCTGGCGACGACATCGGCGCGGCGACACCCACGCTGCTGGCAGCGCGGGAGCTCGGCGCCGTCGTACACGAGTCCGTGCAGGCGCTCTCCTACCCGCAGATCATCCCCACACCGCACAGCCAGCACACCGGCCAGCAACGGATCCAGATGCGCAACGCGCTCGTCGACACGGTGAACCGGGCCGCGGGCGAGGCGCTTGAGTCGGCGCTCATGCATCCCGTCACCGCGATCGGCGAGTTGCGGGCGCTCGGCGGCGCGGTGAGCGACGTGCCTCGGGAAGCAACGGCGTGGGCCGCGCGCGAGCAGGAGGCGTTGCTCGGGATCTGGGCCAACCCGGCTCCGCTCGGCGTGATTGACACGGCATTCTCAGGGCTTCAGGGCATCGCGACGGGAATGTATGGTGCGTACTCTTCGGACACGCGGGCAGCGGCGGCTCGACTCGCGTGGCCGGGGAGCACCGGTGAGCGCCTCCGAGCGGCGGCAGTACGCGCCGACCCGGAGCACCTGTTCGACAGGGGGCTCACCGTGCGAGAGGCGTGA
- a CDS encoding GntR family transcriptional regulator produces the protein MAAHRDSVAQRPLLRQHVYDRLLEKLIDGTLAPGMRLRDDELAGMMSVSRTPVREAIAQLSAAGLVETAPNRYTRVTELFSPELPTILDTFEALCALAIANAAPALRSVRGIDAEVMLFRIERELTENPFEAMIMIGRFCGRYVTSPTLVQLIEVAQPRLLRIAAQRPEVLRAREVLSAAERALEALRRCDPVTLGDEFSKGFAAIREGIIGLAEGAWLNAQSSI, from the coding sequence ATGGCCGCTCACCGAGACTCGGTCGCGCAACGTCCGCTGCTGAGGCAGCACGTCTACGACAGGCTGCTTGAGAAGCTCATCGATGGGACGTTGGCCCCTGGCATGCGCCTGCGGGACGACGAGCTGGCGGGGATGATGTCTGTATCCCGCACCCCTGTGCGGGAAGCAATCGCCCAGTTAAGCGCAGCGGGCCTCGTAGAAACCGCGCCGAACCGGTATACGCGGGTGACTGAGCTGTTCTCGCCGGAACTCCCCACGATCTTGGATACATTCGAAGCACTTTGTGCGCTCGCGATCGCAAACGCGGCGCCCGCGTTGCGCTCCGTCCGGGGCATCGACGCGGAAGTAATGCTCTTCAGGATTGAGCGGGAACTCACCGAGAACCCGTTCGAAGCAATGATTATGATCGGACGGTTCTGCGGGCGCTATGTGACATCCCCAACGCTGGTCCAACTCATCGAGGTGGCCCAGCCACGGCTGCTTCGGATAGCTGCGCAGCGTCCCGAAGTTCTCCGCGCGCGAGAGGTGTTGAGTGCCGCCGAACGTGCGCTCGAGGCGCTCAGGCGATGCGATCCGGTGACGTTAGGCGATGAATTCTCCAAGGGGTTCGCGGCGATCCGCGAGGGCATCATTGGCCTCGCCGAAGGAGCGTGGCTGAACGCTCAGAGTTCAATCTGA
- a CDS encoding glycosyltransferase family 2 protein: protein MSTVAIVVPIGPDFRFLSEQLDALATQEGLAGRPIELLLSCNGSDLETVRCLAGDVSWPSAWTIRAIDSSARRGRSPARNIGWAACDADLVLFCDADDVAAPGWAAGIVAALESGADVVGTTLEYARLNATGLNEWGQINVHRLPTKFHHLPFASSCSLGVRRDVLEQTGGFDEHLERSEDVDFSWRAAYLGYRAKFVPESVLHFRRRETPRELFLQGCEDARSDAALLARHRLNGASWGVSDLLREVAGVCLALPQALARRSLTGALATRAGRLWGHITDLSRLALASRATQRRHH from the coding sequence ATGAGTACTGTCGCAATAGTCGTGCCAATCGGTCCCGACTTTCGGTTTCTCTCTGAACAACTCGATGCGCTCGCTACCCAGGAGGGCCTTGCGGGCAGACCGATCGAGCTGTTGCTGAGCTGCAACGGGTCCGACCTGGAGACCGTTCGATGCCTCGCCGGCGACGTCTCCTGGCCGAGCGCTTGGACGATTAGGGCCATTGATTCGTCGGCTCGGCGTGGGCGAAGCCCTGCTCGAAACATCGGGTGGGCCGCATGCGACGCAGACCTCGTGCTGTTCTGTGACGCTGACGACGTGGCTGCGCCAGGCTGGGCAGCCGGGATTGTGGCCGCACTCGAATCGGGTGCCGATGTCGTGGGGACAACACTGGAATACGCGCGACTCAACGCCACCGGGCTTAACGAGTGGGGACAAATTAATGTCCACCGCCTTCCAACCAAGTTTCATCATCTTCCGTTCGCCTCAAGTTGCAGCCTTGGCGTCCGGCGTGACGTGCTCGAACAGACCGGTGGATTCGATGAACACCTCGAACGCAGCGAAGATGTGGACTTCTCCTGGCGCGCCGCTTATCTTGGCTATCGGGCCAAATTCGTACCAGAGTCCGTGCTCCACTTTCGACGTCGCGAGACGCCCCGAGAGCTCTTTCTACAGGGCTGCGAAGATGCGCGGAGCGATGCGGCATTGCTTGCGCGGCACCGGCTGAATGGGGCCTCATGGGGCGTCAGCGACCTGCTTCGCGAAGTGGCAGGCGTGTGCCTTGCCCTACCGCAGGCTCTGGCAAGACGAAGCCTGACGGGCGCTCTCGCCACCCGGGCGGGACGCCTATGGGGCCATATCACTGACCTTTCAAGGCTGGCGCTGGCGTCCCGAGCTACTCAGCGGCGACACCACTGA
- a CDS encoding glycosyltransferase, with protein MMTGLIVHEWIERVGGAERVLDAFADLAPEADIYCLWDDAPGRYPRRVIESPLSRTPVRGKKALAMPFMPHVWRELRVGEYDWSLISSHLFAHHAQVAGVTAERKFVYVHTPARYLWEPELDGRASSWYLRAVAPTFRTIDRHAARRNRNVAANSKFVRNRIRRVWDTDATVIYPPVDISRLSRRGDWRDALSATEAATFQALPGTYILGASRFVPYKALDRVIDAGAAAGVPVVLAGSGPDETRLRAYAAESSTPVIFVSRPSDEMVAALMQHALVYVFPAVEDFGIMPVEAMALGTPVVVNAVGGASESMLEDVTGVSVHDFSHESLASAVTAASRLSGLACRERAREFSTNRFTSEIRDWMSLSLQPA; from the coding sequence ATGATGACCGGACTGATCGTCCACGAGTGGATTGAACGCGTCGGAGGAGCTGAGCGCGTCCTAGACGCGTTCGCGGATCTGGCCCCTGAAGCCGACATTTACTGCCTCTGGGATGATGCCCCGGGGCGCTATCCGAGGCGAGTCATCGAGAGCCCCCTGTCCCGCACCCCAGTCCGGGGAAAGAAGGCGCTGGCAATGCCGTTCATGCCGCACGTGTGGCGTGAACTACGAGTTGGGGAATACGACTGGTCTCTAATTAGCTCCCACCTCTTTGCCCACCACGCGCAGGTCGCTGGCGTGACAGCAGAACGTAAGTTCGTTTACGTGCATACTCCGGCACGGTATTTGTGGGAACCGGAGCTCGATGGCCGGGCCTCGTCGTGGTATCTCCGAGCGGTCGCCCCCACGTTCCGGACGATCGATCGGCACGCTGCCCGCCGTAATCGCAATGTCGCTGCCAACAGCAAGTTCGTGCGCAACCGAATTCGGCGTGTCTGGGACACTGACGCGACGGTCATTTATCCTCCGGTCGATATCTCACGACTGTCCCGGCGTGGCGATTGGCGCGATGCACTGAGCGCTACTGAGGCGGCGACATTCCAAGCCCTGCCAGGCACATACATTCTCGGAGCCTCCCGCTTCGTACCGTATAAGGCGCTCGACCGCGTCATCGACGCCGGTGCCGCTGCGGGCGTACCGGTCGTGCTCGCAGGTTCCGGCCCCGACGAGACGAGGCTGCGAGCGTACGCGGCAGAAAGCTCTACGCCCGTCATCTTTGTCTCGCGCCCATCCGACGAGATGGTTGCGGCGCTCATGCAACACGCGCTCGTGTATGTGTTTCCCGCGGTCGAGGACTTCGGCATCATGCCTGTCGAGGCGATGGCCCTCGGCACTCCCGTGGTCGTCAACGCGGTCGGTGGCGCGTCTGAGTCGATGCTCGAAGACGTCACCGGCGTTTCGGTTCACGACTTTTCGCACGAGTCACTCGCTTCAGCAGTCACCGCGGCGAGCCGCCTCTCGGGCCTTGCCTGCCGCGAACGAGCCCGCGAATTCAGCACCAACCGATTCACCTCCGAGATTCGTGACTGGATGTCACTGTCTCTCCAACCCGCCTAA